In one Desulfoferula mesophila genomic region, the following are encoded:
- a CDS encoding HD domain-containing protein codes for MAQTMCPGQDTKFWGPGDIFETTCAHCGAEIEFFKDDASRRCPGCGQKVANPKLNLGCAQWCEHAKECLGYDPKEALAEHAAAGGGGESLLDRLLQAMQATFGRDAKRIEHAQAVLANAQELMKAEGGDPKVILAAAVLHDIGIQAAEAKHGSAAGRWQELEGPPIAEAIMKDLDLDMETRDHVGRIIANHHSAKDIDTLEFRIIWDSDWLVNIPEEFPGLSAEKMTKLIDKVFKTATGRKLARQRFLGA; via the coding sequence ATGGCCCAGACCATGTGCCCCGGTCAAGACACCAAGTTCTGGGGGCCCGGCGACATCTTCGAAACCACCTGCGCCCACTGCGGAGCGGAGATCGAGTTCTTTAAGGACGATGCCTCGCGCCGCTGCCCCGGCTGCGGCCAGAAGGTGGCCAACCCCAAGCTCAACCTGGGCTGCGCCCAGTGGTGCGAGCACGCCAAGGAGTGCCTGGGCTACGACCCCAAGGAGGCCCTGGCCGAGCACGCCGCCGCCGGGGGAGGGGGCGAGTCGCTTTTGGACCGCCTGCTCCAGGCCATGCAGGCCACCTTCGGCCGCGACGCCAAGCGCATCGAACACGCCCAGGCGGTGTTGGCCAACGCCCAGGAGTTGATGAAGGCCGAGGGCGGCGACCCCAAGGTGATCCTGGCCGCGGCGGTGTTGCACGACATCGGCATCCAGGCGGCCGAGGCCAAGCACGGCTCCGCGGCCGGGCGCTGGCAGGAGCTGGAAGGCCCGCCCATCGCCGAGGCCATCATGAAGGACCTGGACCTGGATATGGAGACCCGCGACCACGTGGGGCGCATCATCGCCAACCACCACTCGGCCAAGGACATCGACACCCTGGAGTTTCGCATCATCTGGGACAGCGACTGGCTGGTGAACATCCCCGAGGAGTTTCCCGGTCTCAGCGCCGAGAAGATGACCAAGCTCATCGACAAGGTCTTCAAGACCGCCACCGGCCGCAAGCTGGCCCGGCAGCGCTTTTTAGGCGCCTAG
- a CDS encoding P-II family nitrogen regulator encodes MLKKIEAIIREDKLNDVKDSLHEVGIRGMNVFEIRGQGRQGGITLAGRSGTYQVDMLPKMQINIILSEDNVDETIAAILKGGRTGDAGDGLIFVYPVDEAVRIRTGERGHEAVVYPGDIDDKKKKGAA; translated from the coding sequence ATGCTTAAGAAGATAGAAGCCATAATTCGCGAGGACAAGCTCAACGACGTCAAGGACTCCTTGCACGAAGTGGGCATCCGGGGCATGAACGTCTTCGAGATCAGGGGCCAGGGCCGCCAGGGCGGCATCACCCTGGCCGGACGCTCGGGCACCTACCAGGTGGACATGCTGCCCAAGATGCAGATCAACATCATCCTCAGTGAAGACAACGTGGACGAGACCATCGCCGCCATTCTCAAGGGCGGACGCACCGGCGACGCGGGCGACGGGCTGATCTTCGTCTACCCCGTGGACGAGGCGGTGCGCATCCGCACCGGCGAGCGGGGCCACGAGGCGGTGGTGTACCCCGGCGACATCGACGACAAGAAGAAAAAGGGCGCCGCCTAG
- a CDS encoding ammonium transporter, whose amino-acid sequence MANPISAGDTAWILTSSAMVLLMTPGLAFFYGGMVRKKNILSTLNLSFIMMGVIGVQWVLYGYTLAFGKNVAGLFGDLSYLGFSGVTGVPGPYADNIPHLAFAAFQMMFAVITPALITGAFVERIRFKTFLVFAVLWATIVYDPLCHWVWGDGGWMGAMGALDFAGGTVVHIAAGFSALAFAIAIGPRKGFPKAPMEPHNIPYTVLGAGLLWFGWFGFNAGSSLAADGLASYAFVNTNTATAAAAVSWMLVSWADAGKPSVLGIATGAVVGLVAITPAAGFVTPLSAIAIGAVAAPISYYAIRFRQKRNLDESLDVWACHGMAGTWGALATGLFAAPEVNEAVGLFYGNPGQFGIQAVSVAVTICFVFLVTFILTKVLGGIMGLRVETLEEEVGLDLSEHGERAYS is encoded by the coding sequence ATGGCCAACCCCATCAGCGCGGGCGACACTGCCTGGATCTTGACCAGCTCGGCTATGGTCCTTTTGATGACCCCCGGCCTGGCCTTTTTCTATGGAGGCATGGTCCGCAAAAAGAACATCCTCTCCACCCTGAACCTGTCGTTCATCATGATGGGGGTCATCGGGGTGCAATGGGTGCTCTACGGCTACACCCTGGCCTTTGGTAAAAACGTGGCCGGTCTCTTCGGCGACCTTAGCTACCTGGGCTTCAGCGGGGTCACCGGCGTGCCGGGGCCCTACGCCGACAACATCCCCCATTTGGCCTTTGCCGCCTTTCAGATGATGTTCGCGGTAATCACCCCGGCGCTGATCACCGGCGCCTTTGTGGAGCGCATCCGCTTCAAGACCTTCCTGGTCTTCGCGGTGCTCTGGGCCACCATAGTCTACGATCCCCTGTGCCACTGGGTGTGGGGCGACGGCGGCTGGATGGGCGCCATGGGCGCCCTGGACTTCGCGGGCGGCACCGTGGTGCACATCGCCGCCGGCTTCAGCGCCCTGGCCTTCGCCATCGCCATCGGGCCGCGCAAGGGCTTCCCCAAGGCCCCCATGGAGCCCCATAACATCCCCTACACCGTCCTGGGCGCGGGTCTGTTGTGGTTCGGCTGGTTCGGCTTCAACGCGGGCAGCTCCCTGGCCGCCGACGGCCTGGCCTCCTATGCCTTCGTGAACACCAACACCGCCACCGCCGCCGCGGCGGTGAGCTGGATGCTGGTCTCCTGGGCCGACGCGGGCAAGCCCAGCGTCTTGGGCATCGCCACCGGCGCGGTGGTGGGCCTGGTGGCCATCACCCCGGCGGCGGGCTTCGTGACTCCCCTGAGCGCCATCGCCATCGGAGCCGTCGCCGCGCCCATCAGCTACTACGCCATCCGCTTCCGCCAAAAGCGCAACCTGGACGAGTCGTTGGACGTGTGGGCCTGTCACGGCATGGCCGGCACCTGGGGCGCCCTGGCCACCGGCCTGTTCGCCGCCCCTGAGGTGAACGAGGCGGTGGGCCTGTTCTACGGCAACCCCGGCCAGTTCGGCATCCAGGCCGTCAGCGTGGCGGTGACCATCTGCTTCGTGTTCCTGGTCACCTTTATTCTGACCAAGGTTCTGGGCGGTATCATGGGCCTCAGGGTGGAGACTCTGGAAGAAGAAGTGGGCCTGGACCTTTCCGAGCACGGCGAACGGGCCTACTCCTAG
- the hisS gene encoding histidine--tRNA ligase, which yields MAIQAVRGMKDLLPPESPKWRFIEATAREVFSSFGFSEIRTPILERTELFSRSIGEETDIVSKEMYTFSDRSGDSLTMRPEATAGVVRAFLESKLYAVPGPHKLFTIGPMFRHERPQKGRLRQFHQLDCEVLDDAGPQGDAELLVLAHHLLERLGVRQVTLVLNSLGCPECRPGFKQGLMDYFESRQGALCEDCRRRLASNPLRVLDCKQEGCREISQGAPLISGSWCEACAEHFEEVKRLLTMAGVSYETDPKLVRGLDYYTRTAFEFKTSQLGAQDAVGGGGRYDGLIEVLGGPATPAIGFALGVERLALLLEDNPEWQKGPALFIAALGDEPRDWAFGAAQKLRRAGVWVEMSAASASLKAQMRRANKSGAARVLIVGGEELTAGRAPLKDMATGEQQDLPLEEIVNRLMAAGA from the coding sequence TTGGCCATTCAGGCGGTCAGGGGCATGAAAGACCTGCTGCCCCCCGAGTCCCCCAAGTGGCGCTTCATCGAGGCCACGGCCCGGGAGGTGTTCAGTTCCTTCGGTTTCAGCGAGATACGCACTCCCATCTTGGAACGCACCGAGTTGTTCTCTCGCTCCATCGGCGAGGAAACCGACATCGTTTCCAAGGAGATGTACACCTTCAGCGATCGCAGCGGCGACTCGCTGACCATGCGGCCCGAGGCCACGGCCGGGGTGGTGCGGGCCTTTTTGGAGAGCAAGCTCTACGCGGTGCCCGGACCGCACAAGCTTTTCACCATCGGCCCCATGTTCCGCCACGAGCGGCCCCAAAAAGGCCGCCTGCGCCAGTTTCACCAACTGGACTGCGAGGTCTTGGACGACGCCGGGCCCCAGGGCGATGCCGAGCTTCTGGTCCTGGCCCACCATCTGCTGGAGCGCCTGGGCGTGCGCCAGGTGACCCTGGTGCTCAACTCCCTGGGCTGCCCCGAGTGCCGCCCCGGCTTCAAGCAGGGCCTCATGGATTATTTCGAGAGCCGCCAGGGCGCCCTGTGCGAGGACTGCCGCCGCCGCCTGGCCAGCAACCCGCTCAGGGTATTGGACTGCAAGCAGGAGGGCTGCAGGGAGATTTCCCAGGGCGCGCCCCTGATCAGCGGCTCCTGGTGCGAGGCCTGCGCCGAGCATTTCGAGGAGGTGAAGCGCCTGCTGACCATGGCCGGCGTGAGCTATGAGACCGATCCCAAGCTGGTGCGGGGCCTGGACTATTACACCCGCACCGCCTTTGAGTTCAAGACCAGCCAATTGGGGGCCCAGGATGCGGTGGGCGGCGGCGGGCGCTATGATGGGCTGATAGAGGTCCTGGGCGGCCCGGCCACCCCGGCCATCGGCTTCGCCCTGGGGGTGGAGCGCCTGGCCCTACTATTGGAAGACAACCCGGAGTGGCAAAAGGGCCCCGCTTTGTTCATCGCCGCCCTGGGCGACGAGCCCCGGGATTGGGCCTTTGGCGCGGCCCAAAAGCTGCGCCGGGCCGGGGTCTGGGTGGAGATGAGCGCGGCGTCGGCCAGCCTAAAGGCCCAGATGCGCCGGGCCAACAAATCGGGCGCCGCCCGGGTGCTCATCGTGGGCGGCGAGGAACTGACGGCGGGCAGGGCCCCTCTGAAGGACATGGCCACCGGGGAGCAGCAGGATCTGCCCCTGGAGGAGATAGTGAATCGCCTGATGGCGGCGGGAGCATAA
- the aspS gene encoding aspartate--tRNA ligase, whose translation MSEQFVYDLKRTHSCGELGLEDVGSQVVLMGWAMRRRDHGGLIFVDLRDREGITQVVFNPEVDEGAHSGAHTIRSEFCIALKGTVRERPEGMTNPNLVTGGIEVYVDQFEILNPSKTPPFMLEEWIEVNENIRLKYRYLDLRRPEMYANLMLRHKAAAAARRYLNENGFLEVETPFLTKSTPEGARDYLVPSRVSPGSFYALPQSPQLFKQLLMMGGVERYYQIARCFRDEDLRADRQPEFTQVDLEMSFVAEDDVMDLTEGLVANIVMEATGQQVSLPVPRMTYDEAISRYGLDAPDVRFGLELTEVTDLVAGAEFKLFATAAAKGLLVKAINGKQMAALSRKDLDDLTSYVADFGAKGLAWVKIKPQGEWQSPIAKFFTPELQQAINQRLDAVEGDILFFGADVPAVVHESLGRLRLELARRFELNKDKGLTFCWVTEFPMVEYNQDEKRWEAMHHPFTSPRQEDLELLTSDPGKVKARAYDLVLNGSEVGGGSIRIHRPDVQAQVFAALGISDEEAQEKFGFLLEALTYGAPPHGGLALGFDRLVAILAGEPSIREVIAFPKTQKASCPLTEAPSRVAASQLLELGLRVEKAD comes from the coding sequence TTGTCTGAACAATTCGTATACGACCTGAAACGCACCCACTCCTGCGGCGAGTTGGGCCTCGAGGACGTGGGCAGCCAAGTGGTTCTCATGGGTTGGGCCATGCGCCGCCGCGACCATGGCGGGCTCATCTTCGTGGACCTCAGGGACCGCGAGGGCATCACCCAGGTGGTGTTCAACCCGGAGGTGGACGAAGGGGCCCACAGCGGGGCCCACACCATCCGCAGCGAGTTCTGCATCGCCCTCAAGGGCACGGTGCGTGAACGGCCCGAGGGCATGACCAACCCCAACCTGGTCACCGGAGGCATCGAGGTCTACGTGGACCAGTTCGAGATCCTCAACCCCAGCAAGACCCCGCCGTTCATGCTGGAGGAGTGGATCGAGGTCAACGAGAACATCCGCCTGAAGTACCGCTATCTGGACCTGCGGCGGCCGGAGATGTACGCCAACCTGATGCTTCGCCACAAGGCGGCGGCGGCGGCCCGGCGTTATCTCAATGAAAACGGCTTCCTGGAGGTGGAGACCCCCTTCCTCACCAAATCCACCCCCGAGGGGGCCCGCGACTATCTGGTGCCCAGCCGGGTGAGCCCCGGCAGCTTTTACGCCCTGCCGCAGTCGCCCCAGCTTTTCAAGCAGCTTCTGATGATGGGCGGGGTGGAGCGCTATTACCAGATCGCTCGTTGCTTCCGCGACGAGGATCTCAGGGCCGACCGCCAGCCCGAGTTCACCCAGGTGGACCTGGAGATGAGCTTCGTGGCCGAGGACGACGTCATGGACCTCACCGAGGGCCTGGTGGCGAACATCGTCATGGAGGCCACCGGCCAGCAGGTGAGCCTGCCGGTGCCCCGCATGACCTACGACGAGGCCATCAGCCGCTACGGCCTGGACGCCCCGGACGTGCGCTTCGGCCTGGAGCTCACCGAGGTTACCGACCTGGTGGCCGGCGCCGAGTTCAAGCTGTTCGCCACCGCGGCGGCCAAGGGGCTTTTGGTCAAGGCCATCAACGGCAAGCAAATGGCCGCCTTGAGCCGCAAGGACCTGGACGACCTGACCAGCTACGTGGCCGATTTCGGGGCCAAGGGCCTGGCCTGGGTGAAGATCAAGCCCCAGGGCGAATGGCAATCCCCCATCGCCAAGTTCTTCACCCCCGAACTGCAACAGGCCATCAACCAGCGCCTGGACGCGGTGGAGGGTGACATCCTGTTCTTCGGGGCCGACGTGCCCGCCGTGGTGCACGAGTCCCTGGGCCGCCTGCGCCTGGAACTGGCCCGGCGGTTCGAGCTGAACAAGGACAAGGGCCTGACCTTCTGCTGGGTCACCGAGTTCCCCATGGTGGAATACAACCAGGACGAGAAACGCTGGGAGGCCATGCACCATCCCTTTACCAGCCCGCGCCAGGAAGACCTGGAGCTTTTGACCAGCGATCCGGGCAAGGTTAAGGCCCGGGCCTATGACCTGGTGCTCAACGGCAGCGAGGTGGGCGGCGGCTCCATCCGTATCCACCGGCCGGACGTGCAGGCGCAGGTTTTCGCGGCCCTGGGCATTTCCGACGAGGAGGCCCAGGAGAAGTTCGGTTTCCTGTTGGAGGCGCTCACCTACGGAGCGCCGCCCCATGGCGGTTTGGCCCTGGGTTTCGACCGGTTGGTGGCTATTTTGGCCGGAGAGCCCTCCATCCGCGAGGTAATAGCCTTTCCTAAAACCCAAAAGGCTTCTTGCCCCCTCACCGAGGCGCCCTCACGGGTCGCCGCGAGTCAACTTTTGGAGTTGGGGCTGCGCGTGGAAAAGGCGGATTGA
- a CDS encoding LysM peptidoglycan-binding domain-containing protein produces the protein MTRLKKVLPWMAVLAALGLLGGCANLCGVEKAPPQAPPPPPAVKKWSPPKPAPVTEKPAPAPALPTTYTVEKCDDLWSISAKPQIYNDPWLWCLIYNANKDKIKDPNKLKVGTVLTVPRSISDADKADARKCSMKFPKYMPPKGAKRYCPPK, from the coding sequence ATGACCAGGTTAAAAAAAGTGTTGCCCTGGATGGCCGTCTTGGCCGCTTTGGGCCTGCTGGGTGGTTGCGCCAACTTGTGTGGAGTGGAAAAGGCTCCGCCCCAGGCGCCCCCTCCGCCTCCCGCCGTTAAGAAGTGGAGTCCTCCCAAGCCCGCGCCTGTGACGGAAAAGCCCGCCCCCGCGCCTGCGTTGCCTACCACTTACACGGTGGAAAAGTGCGACGACCTGTGGAGCATCTCCGCCAAGCCGCAGATTTACAACGATCCTTGGCTGTGGTGCTTGATCTACAACGCCAACAAAGACAAGATCAAAGACCCCAACAAGCTTAAGGTTGGGACCGTGTTGACCGTGCCTCGTTCGATCAGCGACGCCGACAAGGCCGACGCGCGCAAGTGCTCCATGAAGTTCCCCAAGTATATGCCTCCCAAGGGAGCCAAGCGCTACTGCCCGCCTAAGTAA
- a CDS encoding triose-phosphate isomerase encodes MCRTDFDHKLLPLTPADEWFITDTTFRDGQQARPPYKAKQIVAIYDMLHKLSGPKGIIRQSEFFLYSQRDKEAVEKCLALGHRFPEITGWVRAKKEELAEVKKLGLKETGILTSVSDYHIYHKMNTTRAKILDKYLGVVKDALSLGLIPRCHFEDITRADIYGFVVPFALELAKLRQESGIGIKIRLCDTMGYGVTYPGAALPRSVDKLVRTMIDDADCPGKLMEWHGHNDFYKVLINASTAWLNGCAGANATVLGFGERTGNTPLEALVIEYISLRGKADGMDTRLITELAEYFEKEIGFRIAPTTPFVGRDFNSTKAGIHADGMVKNPEIYNIFDTEKILGRPYTIAITDKSGAAAIAHWVNQRLKLAPERAVDKRHPGIIKINNWVQEQYEEGRLTSIGNSELEVVARKHLPELFLSEFDRLKDRAKQLALDLGAQLIDRPELKTLAPAVMEPVLQEFLDKNPFIQFLYVVNPQGYKITRNITNIVDRAKYSGTQLETDFSDRNWFIGPMKDGKLHVSEFYSSKITGALCITMSGPVRDDNDTIVGVLGADIRFEDLAKLEAEEKAEE; translated from the coding sequence GTGTGCCGCACTGATTTCGACCATAAGCTGCTGCCTCTGACCCCGGCCGACGAGTGGTTTATAACCGATACCACCTTCCGTGACGGCCAACAGGCTCGCCCGCCTTACAAGGCCAAACAGATCGTGGCCATCTACGATATGCTGCACAAATTGTCCGGGCCCAAGGGAATAATTCGCCAAAGCGAGTTCTTCCTTTACAGCCAACGGGACAAGGAGGCGGTGGAAAAATGCCTGGCCCTGGGGCACCGCTTCCCGGAAATTACCGGCTGGGTGCGGGCCAAAAAGGAAGAATTGGCCGAGGTCAAGAAGCTCGGTCTCAAGGAGACCGGCATCCTCACCTCGGTGAGCGACTATCACATCTATCACAAGATGAACACCACCCGGGCCAAGATCCTGGACAAATACCTGGGGGTGGTCAAGGACGCCCTTTCCCTGGGCCTGATCCCCCGCTGCCACTTCGAGGACATAACCCGGGCCGACATCTACGGTTTCGTGGTGCCTTTTGCCCTGGAGTTGGCCAAGCTGCGTCAGGAGTCGGGCATAGGCATCAAGATCCGCCTGTGCGACACCATGGGTTACGGGGTCACCTATCCCGGCGCGGCCCTGCCGCGCAGCGTGGACAAGCTGGTGCGCACCATGATCGACGACGCCGACTGCCCCGGCAAGCTCATGGAGTGGCACGGCCACAACGATTTCTACAAGGTGCTGATCAACGCCTCCACCGCCTGGCTCAACGGCTGCGCCGGGGCCAACGCCACGGTGCTGGGCTTTGGAGAGCGCACCGGCAACACGCCCCTGGAGGCCCTGGTCATCGAGTACATCTCCCTCCGGGGCAAGGCCGACGGCATGGACACCCGGCTCATCACCGAGTTGGCCGAGTATTTCGAGAAAGAGATCGGTTTCCGCATCGCTCCCACCACCCCCTTCGTGGGCCGCGACTTCAACTCCACCAAGGCGGGCATTCACGCCGACGGAATGGTGAAGAACCCGGAAATCTACAACATTTTCGACACCGAAAAGATACTGGGCCGGCCCTACACCATCGCCATCACCGACAAGAGCGGGGCCGCGGCCATCGCCCACTGGGTGAACCAGCGCCTGAAGCTGGCCCCGGAGCGGGCGGTGGACAAGCGCCATCCGGGCATCATCAAGATCAACAACTGGGTGCAGGAACAATATGAGGAAGGCCGCCTCACCTCCATCGGCAACTCCGAGCTGGAGGTGGTGGCCCGCAAGCACCTGCCCGAGCTGTTCCTCAGCGAATTCGATCGCTTGAAGGACCGGGCTAAGCAGCTGGCCCTGGATCTGGGCGCCCAGCTCATCGATCGTCCCGAGCTCAAGACCCTGGCCCCGGCGGTCATGGAGCCGGTGCTGCAGGAATTTTTGGACAAAAACCCCTTTATCCAGTTCCTGTACGTGGTAAACCCGCAAGGCTACAAAATCACCAGGAACATCACCAACATCGTGGATAGGGCCAAATACTCGGGCACCCAGTTGGAAACCGACTTCAGCGACCGCAACTGGTTCATAGGTCCCATGAAGGACGGCAAGCTGCACGTGAGCGAGTTCTACAGCAGCAAGATCACCGGGGCCTTGTGCATCACCATGAGCGGCCCGGTGCGCGACGACAACGACACCATAGTGGGGGTCTTGGGCGCGGATATCCGCTTCGAGGATCTAGCCAAACTAGAGGCCGAGGAAAAGGCCGAAGAGTAG
- a CDS encoding acetyl-CoA carboxylase biotin carboxyl carrier protein subunit: MAEIKAPMGGKVIKVSVKVGDQIGEDDEVAVLEAMKMEMPILSEDDGTVAEVKVEAGQTVEAEQVLVVLS, encoded by the coding sequence TTGGCAGAAATTAAAGCACCCATGGGTGGCAAAGTCATCAAGGTTTCGGTGAAAGTCGGCGACCAGATCGGCGAGGACGATGAGGTGGCCGTGCTCGAGGCCATGAAGATGGAAATGCCCATCCTCTCCGAGGACGATGGAACCGTGGCCGAAGTCAAAGTAGAGGCCGGTCAGACCGTGGAAGCTGAGCAGGTTCTGGTGGTTCTCAGTTAA
- a CDS encoding acyl-CoA carboxylase subunit beta: protein MDNVPVTTKQKIEDLKKRDEAARLGGGLKRIEAQHAKGKMTARERIEALLDANTFEEFDRFVVHRCTDFGMDKSKIPGDGVVTGYGRVNGRPVFVFSQDFTVFGGSLSGPFGEKVCKVMDLAVKAGAPVIGLNDSGGARIQEGVVSLGSYGEIFRRNVLSSGVVPQISAIMGPCAGGAVYSPAITDFIFMVDQTSYMHITGPAVIKSVTGETVTSETVGGAKVHNTKSGVAQFMAADDAECLKMVRKLLSYLPSNYEQKPPEKHSGDPASRTAPELDEFIPDNPKMPYNMKKLIKTVVDADSFFEVSKGWAKNMITAFARLAGMVVGIVANNPMQLAGCLDIDASRKGARFVRFCDAFNIPVVTFVDVPGFLPGVQQEYGGIICHGSKLIYAYCEATVPLLTVITRKAYGGAYDVMGSKHHGADVNFAYPTAEIAVMGPEGAVNIVFRHELEKAEDKDATYQELVSEYRAKFASPYRAAELGYVDEIILPSQTRSKLIRALEVLKTKRTFRPERRHGNVPL, encoded by the coding sequence ATGGACAACGTGCCGGTCACCACCAAGCAAAAGATCGAAGATCTTAAAAAGCGCGACGAGGCGGCTCGCCTGGGTGGTGGCCTCAAGCGCATCGAGGCCCAGCACGCCAAGGGTAAGATGACTGCCCGTGAGCGCATAGAGGCTCTCTTGGATGCCAACACTTTCGAGGAGTTCGACCGTTTCGTGGTGCATCGCTGCACCGACTTTGGCATGGACAAAAGCAAAATTCCCGGCGACGGGGTGGTCACCGGCTACGGCCGGGTCAACGGCCGCCCCGTTTTCGTTTTCAGCCAGGACTTCACCGTGTTCGGCGGCTCCCTCTCGGGCCCCTTTGGCGAGAAGGTCTGCAAGGTCATGGACCTGGCGGTAAAGGCCGGAGCCCCGGTGATCGGGCTCAACGACTCGGGCGGGGCCCGCATTCAAGAAGGCGTGGTCTCCCTGGGCTCCTACGGCGAGATATTTAGGCGCAACGTGCTCTCCAGCGGAGTGGTCCCTCAAATCAGCGCGATAATGGGCCCCTGCGCCGGGGGCGCGGTGTATTCGCCGGCCATCACCGACTTCATTTTCATGGTGGATCAGACCTCCTACATGCACATCACCGGTCCGGCGGTCATCAAATCGGTGACCGGCGAGACGGTCACCAGCGAGACGGTGGGCGGGGCCAAGGTGCACAATACCAAAAGCGGCGTGGCCCAATTCATGGCCGCCGACGACGCCGAATGCTTGAAAATGGTGCGCAAGCTCTTGTCCTATCTGCCCTCCAACTACGAGCAAAAGCCCCCGGAAAAGCACTCCGGCGACCCCGCCAGCCGCACCGCGCCCGAGCTGGACGAGTTCATTCCCGACAATCCCAAGATGCCCTACAACATGAAAAAGCTCATCAAGACCGTGGTGGACGCGGACAGTTTCTTCGAGGTGAGCAAGGGCTGGGCCAAGAATATGATCACCGCTTTTGCCCGTTTGGCGGGCATGGTGGTGGGCATCGTGGCCAACAATCCCATGCAACTGGCCGGCTGTTTGGACATCGACGCCAGCCGCAAGGGGGCGCGCTTCGTGCGCTTTTGCGACGCTTTCAACATCCCGGTGGTCACCTTCGTGGACGTGCCGGGGTTCTTGCCCGGGGTGCAGCAGGAGTACGGGGGCATCATCTGCCACGGCTCCAAGCTGATCTACGCCTATTGCGAGGCCACGGTGCCCTTGCTCACGGTCATCACCCGCAAGGCCTATGGCGGAGCCTACGACGTGATGGGCTCAAAACACCACGGCGCGGACGTGAACTTCGCCTATCCCACCGCCGAGATCGCGGTGATGGGCCCCGAGGGCGCGGTGAACATCGTCTTCCGCCACGAGCTGGAAAAGGCCGAAGACAAGGACGCCACCTACCAGGAGTTGGTGAGCGAGTACCGGGCCAAGTTTGCCAGCCCCTACCGCGCGGCCGAGCTGGGCTACGTCGACGAGATCATCCTACCCAGCCAGACCCGCAGCAAGCTGATCCGGGCCCTGGAGGTGCTAAAGACCAAGCGCACCTTCCGCCCCGAGCGCCGTCACGGCAACGTGCCTCTGTAA